TTGGTCCCACATGAATAAAACTTAGTTTTGCTTTGGCCCCCTAAAACAAGTTAAGATAATGTGTGATTTCTATATGGGCAATTTGTATTTGATAAATGTGAGAATATGATGTTGTGAGTTAAATTGGCTTATGCAAAAAGGAGCCTACAAGAGGCGGCCTCAACCGGATAGACAATCATCTGAATTCTGAATTATTTGAAGTGACACTTAGCATCTGATTAACCCAACCATGAAATGGATATTTGTGTCATACTGTCTTACTAGTTGGAGGGAGTGGTCGAAGATTTTGAGAGTTATATTTAGGTGTGAGGATTTGTATAACCCTCTCCAACCACCATTtagtaaattgttttttttataaaaacttgcTCAAGTGTCAGCTAGGCTGCTAGACTTTGTAAAGGAATTCATAATATGTGCATTTGAATGTCGTGGGATGCAGTCAATTGCGCGAAATGGCTGGATTCTAGATCAGTCACATGAAACTCTGTTAGGAGGTTAATCAACTCATGAATAATTATCTTGACTTCTATTGCTCGAAAAGTTGAGTGCGAGAGACATGCTGCATGTCTTCGAGTGTTACTTTAATCCTTCGAAAGTATTGCTGGGGATTTGGCACTATGTGCAATTATAAAATCTTTGACTTTTTTGAATTTATGTTTACCAATTTTGTTTAGTTAATGAATCATACCAGACTCCTTGGACTTTCCACATAATGTACAAAGTTGGTTTTCTCTTCGTTATTTTGTGATGCATTTAACCAGAAAGTAAATCCACAAAAGGTACCGGCACTGACCAACCAGCTGCTCCCATAATCTTATCCACCACCACGAGCAATGGCGAAACCGATTCTTCAACATCCAAACCTGAAGATGAATTTAACATCTCTTCCCGGCTTCGAAAATTTGCGTTCAATGACCTTAAGTTGGCAACAAGAAACTTTAGACCAGAATCCCTTCTTGGAGAAGGGGGATTTGGCTGTGTATTTAAGGGCTGGATAGAAGAGAATGGTACAGCTCCAGTCAAACCGGGGACAGGACTTACTGTTGCTGTCAAGACCCTAAATCACGATGGACTTCAGGGTCACAACGAATGGCTGGTTGGTTACTATCTTATTTCGATTTTCCTTAAGTATCCCTCTCGTGATTTTCTTACGTCATGCTGGATTTTTCTAAATTGTGTGATATCATTTGGCAGGCCGAGGTAAATTTTCTTGGGGACCTTGTACATCCTAATTTGGTAAAATTGATCGGTTGCTGTATTGAAGATGATCAGAGGCTGTTAGTTTATGAGTTCATGCCTAGAGGAAGCTTGGAGAATCACCTTTTCAGAAGTATTCATCTGGTTTCTTTTCAACTGCACTTATTATATTTGATTTCCTTGTTTGTAGACTGTGGTTGCAAATCTCAAACCGAGTAATGTATAATTTGTTTTGTGATACGTTGCAATTTCTTGGTAATCTAATGACTATAATTTTTGCAGGATCTCTCCCTCTTCCATGGTCTATCCGGATGAAAATTGCTCTAGGTGCTGCCAAGGGTCTTGCTTTTCTTCACGAGGAAGCAGAAAGGCCAGTGATCTATCGTGATTTTAAGACGGCAAACATTCTGTTAGATTCTGTATGGACTCAGCACTTGTGAACCTCGATTCTTCTAAAAATCCAGTCTTGCTCGATGTATTTGCTTAATGAACATTGAGTGTGTGTGATTTGTATTTGATCGTCCTAACTTCTTCTAGGAATATAATGCCACGCTCTCTGATTTTGGACTTGCAAAAGATGCTCCAGATGAAGGGAAAACTCATGTTTCCACTCGTGTTATGGGCACCTATGGTTATGCAGCCCCAGAATATGTGATGACAGGTAAACATGTTATGTTAGAACGTAAACAAGCTGAATCGAGGCAAACATGAAGAAAATTTTACGACTCGAATTAGATGTATTCGAGCTCGAGTTCGATTCAAAACtcgaataatttaaatattttagctCTAAGCTCAAAAGATTTGAATATGTTTGCAAACTATTCTAATTATTGTTCGAAATTAAATACTCGAAAGTTTtgaaatatgtttatttaatgtataattatattaataacatATTAAAACTTACGAGCTGCTTGCAAGCTATTGATTAAAGTAATTGGGCTCGAGTTCGTCTCAAAAAAATATTCGAACTTGTTCGAGTTCAgatcaaattcaataatttcgAATATGAATCACTCGATTTATTTACACCTTGGGAATTTGAGGTTTTGTGTTTGATGTTTTATAGAAACTTTTTGACTAGGGGAATAAATAGTTCATAGATGAACGGGAAGATAGAAGTGGGAAGGATTATTTGATGCCTATAATAATACTCAAGCTTGCGAAACCGTAATTTCTTCAGGATAGAGAAAATGGTTCTCTTTTATTTAATGTAGTTCTGTCGCTTTCTGTTGCAGGACATCTTACATCAAAAAGCGACGTGTATAGCTTTGGTGTTGTTCTTCTTGAAATGCTCACAGGCAGAAGATCGATGGACAAAAAACGGCCTAATGGGGAACATAACCTTGTAGAATGGGCTAGGCCTCATCTTGGTGAAAGGAGACAGTTTTATCGTCTGATAGATGCCCGTCTTGAAGGTCATTTTTCTGTTAAAGGTGCCCAGAAAGCTGCACAAATAGCTGCTCGTTGCCTTAGTCGAGATCCCAAAGCTAGGCCGCTAATGAGTGAAGTTGTTGAAGCTTTAAAGCCATTGCCAAACCTCAAAGACATGTCTAGTTCATCTTACCACTTTCAAACTGTTCAAGTTGACCGGGTCGGATCAAACCCGAATTCAAGAAACGGCCAGCACCATCCAAGAAGCCTATCCATACCGATTGGTTCTCAGGCTTCACCGTTTCATCAGTCTGCTCAAAACTCACCAAAACCAAATGGTAAATCATAAGATTCGGTTGGTGGAAACATGTTCATTGTTTCTCTGCCATTCTTTTAAACCACCAACGGCCCGGTTTGGATACATTCTCTGTATATGTTCAAATTGCTTATAGGAAAACGGTGTCTCCACATATTGTTGTGATGTGATGTTTGAGGGGCAAACTCCGACATGTGGAGGATGTCATGCTAACCGAGTCGAAGTCATCTTGCCTTGCTCTCCTTCGGGTTGGTCCTGCAAAAATATATAGAGAGCCGATATATGCTGAGGATGTAATCCCGATCGATGTTCCATTAATGAAACTCTTCCCCTTTTTTTGAGATTCATTTGGTGTTTTAACAACTAATTGAAAAGTGCATTTCGAAATTCCAGTACTCTTCAAGATAACAGTTATTCAGTGTATTTGACTGCCATTTCTGACTAGGAAAGAATCTTGCTTGTATTCTGTAACTGTTTGGTACTCGATTCTCCTATAATGTCCTGGCAGAGTAAAAACTATAATCAAAGTGGAAGAcgccaaatattttttttgtgttcaattatttttgcttgaaaattattttttgttcggataatctataaatttatttatataaatgttACATGGATCCTTCAAAAGAATTCACTTTCATTTTCAAATCAAATCTTAAATATATCCTCGTcggttttattttattaaataaactcAGGCAGACACACATCACGTTTTATAAACGAAAGGAATATTAATTGATATGTCGATGTACGCACGGTCGTACatctatactattttattaaatttgagacacttagagttattaattttgatgtcatggtctgttttaataattatatatattaataaaatgttaaaattttaatgtaagttaTATTTAGTTCAGCGAATAGAGTCATTGTTTTTTGGGTTTAAGTTATAGATTCAATTCTTACTGaagtcatttttttattcttttatttttcaatttattttattttatatatcaaaataacaGTGTCGTCCCccactattttttataattatattttgatcctcatttaaatataaatcaaatgaattataaaaatattatacaaacacGCAATACGTGCGTCAGTGCACTaatattattaaagaatttagcAATTCTAACACTCAGTGATGAAAGCATAAAAGGACATATAATAAAAACTCTGCAAGATGAACCGAGGAAACTTTGAGAATAACCGGTAACCGTCGTAAAAGTTGGTTCGACAAGTTTGTGCCCAACAGAGAATTATTTATACAGACCAAAGCCAACATCAAATACAAGAATAAAACCAAGATAGCAAACGAGTTCAAAACCAGGGCAATGCCCTGAATCTATTATCTACTTTATTTCCTGCTCCGTCGCTTCAagaaaatgtcatcaataattTACTCGGAAATTCTTGATCTCAGGGTTTAAGTGCTACAGCAAGTCCAAATTTCGCGCTTTTCTCTGTAGACCCAGTGTCCACTTCACCAGAGATGGTGATTAGAGATCTAGGACGCCATTCGTGTTGTACGAGAGCACTTGCCTTGCCATAGTTGTTGACTCGAGCTTTCACCAAAGAAAGTGGATCGAGTAAATGATGAGTGCCAATGGCGAGGGTATTTTCATTGCTTGAAAAGCCGTGGATCAATTCTGCTCCCACTACAGTATTGGTTAACGGACTTACAGTGTGAAATAGGATGCTATAAGTGTTTCACCTTTGTCGTTTCTGTGGAAGAAGCAATGCCCAGCAAaaggaaacaaaataattcaataCAATATTTTTCCAGTTCTTCATTAAAAAGCTAGAGTTAAAAGCAAATCCAGGATCCCAATCCACATTTATCCTAAACTACTGACAGTCAgaaatttgttaatttagtatattttgttaattgataGATGCTTACAATATCAAGGATGCTATCAAGTCAGGATGCTATCAAGTCGGGAGTCGTGAAACTAGCTCCAGCATTGCATTTTGTAAAGTTCCCAGTAGCCTTGTCGAATGAGATATCAGTCCCAAAAGCAGCCTGGTGATTTCCAACAACGCCAGAGAAATTAACCAAAGGTTTTGCAGTGAGACCAAGGCTGGTACTTATTCCTGCGTACTCATGCAAATACTGAAGTTCCACCTGTCAACCGAATTACCAAATCATTAGATGACTAAGACTCAATCCAAATGAGGAGACAATccataaaaatgataaatggCAAATAAATTTCACAAGCTTTAATGAACTGAAAGGGGAGAGAATTTCAAATATCACAAACACGAGAAAAAAAATACCTTGCCAGATTTTTGGTCGGGAGCAACAAAGCTAACGATAGCCTTAACTCCAGGAGCAGGTTCATCAACACTGATAGTCGTGAAAACCTTAATAATCAGAAACCTTTAGTCAAATGTCAAAATTCAATAGGTTTTTTTGGCTGAGTTTACATTTTGCAAAAGTATGAGCACCTCCCTCCACCCCCACCCCCCCATGAAAGAAAGGGTGAGAAATCCTCCCAATCTACAGAACTAAATACACTAACAATGTTTTAGCCGCTTTTGATTGGATAATCTATAATGCGTTTGATAAAATGCAAAGCTACAAATCATTTTCATCTAaagaataaatgaaaaaaacaagAGTGTTGCAAAAtgtattttcatcataaaacaGTTCGCATAAAGGAAATCATTTTAAACACTGCATGAAGCATTCCGGTCAAGTACATAACAACAATCAAACCCTACTAATCAACAAACATCAAGAAAACATTATAGATATCCAATGTCAAGAAATCACAAGGCATTAACTATCTGTGGAATTTAGAGCAAGGGACTGGCTAGTTTCATCCCATGCTAAAAGTGAAATAAAGAATCTCCAGAGAACAAGATGACTCACATTAGAATTAGTGTCGACTTCCACATCAGTAGTGatgttcttgttcttcagcTGCGTGTTAACATCAGCTAAAAACAGCTCACCTTTCTTCCTCCCAGATGATGTAATGGCCTGTGGAGTCAAAGCCAAATTGAACAATCAGACATCTGAACAGTGAAATCCTAATACGCCAAAGTTTGCGCCCACAAATACAAAGAAAGACTCGTAATCGCAATCCTGATGAAACCACACATCCCATGATGTCATAATTAGCCATTGCAAACTTTGAACACTTCTGGTTGCACGGCACTCTTAAACGAAAAGTAAAAGTTTAGACTGTAACCGAACATGGTAaacaatcataatctttattCAACGCACatacaaatttatataaatttaaagggCAAAAcaaatatcattaattttttaacagAAGACTCAGCTAATGAATGATTcaagaaaaagaagagaaataAGAGAAGCTCCGCGTATCTTTCCAGTCAAATATCAACACACACACAATGAAATAGGCTATCGTGAGCTGAATCTTACTTCATCAATCCGTTAAAAGGAAAACCCTTTTCCCCACTTTCACACAACGAAAGAATTTGAGCAAGAGTAGAAAAAAGATGAAGAATACTGACCACCCCATTTGAAGTGTAGGTAGTTAAGAGTGAACTTTTCGTCACCCTGATAATCCTTGTAGAGAAGATCTGCAACGACCCCACAAATGAAATTCCATTAAAATCACATGAGCTAACAGACAGAAAGAAAAGAAACCAACAATTACAGGCAGATAAAAAGCGGTTACCTCTGGCTCTCTTGCCAATGTCGGAGTAAAGACCTGGACCCTTCACAAACACCATTTTCTCCTTTCTTCACTCCCACAGAGAACACAAGTTTTGGGGTACACCggttaataaaataaatttgtggcCCCTATTTTATTGCCATGGATTATCTCCACAGTTGAATTTTATAACTCCCACTCTGTAATTTGCACCAAAATTGTgcctataaattttattttttgaaatatgaaCAGAAGCGTTCTTTAAATATCGAATGATGCTGTTTTTCATTTCATTCCTCGCCCCCAATGGGCCAAATCCAAAATTATAGATGAtgatttagaaaataaaaaagaaaa
This window of the Primulina huaijiensis isolate GDHJ02 chromosome 3, ASM1229523v2, whole genome shotgun sequence genome carries:
- the LOC140974534 gene encoding serine/threonine-protein kinase PBL34-like isoform X1; the encoded protein is MGLKGDGVKVKSWESKGTKKKDGDVDGVEETGCWIKLRFIRSCIYSRSKVDTSVSGISTHESKSTKGTGTDQPAAPIILSTTTSNGETDSSTSKPEDEFNISSRLRKFAFNDLKLATRNFRPESLLGEGGFGCVFKGWIEENGTAPVKPGTGLTVAVKTLNHDGLQGHNEWLAEVNFLGDLVHPNLVKLIGCCIEDDQRLLVYEFMPRGSLENHLFRRSLPLPWSIRMKIALGAAKGLAFLHEEAERPVIYRDFKTANILLDSEYNATLSDFGLAKDAPDEGKTHVSTRVMGTYGYAAPEYVMTGHLTSKSDVYSFGVVLLEMLTGRRSMDKKRPNGEHNLVEWARPHLGERRQFYRLIDARLEGHFSVKGAQKAAQIAARCLSRDPKARPLMSEVVEALKPLPNLKDMSSSSYHFQTVQVDRVGSNPNSRNGQHHPRSLSIPIGSQASPFHQSAQNSPKPNGKS
- the LOC140974534 gene encoding serine/threonine-protein kinase PBL34-like isoform X2, which produces MGLKGDGVKVKSWESKGTKKKDGDVDGVEETGCWIKLRFIRSCIYSRSKVDTSVSGISTHGTGTDQPAAPIILSTTTSNGETDSSTSKPEDEFNISSRLRKFAFNDLKLATRNFRPESLLGEGGFGCVFKGWIEENGTAPVKPGTGLTVAVKTLNHDGLQGHNEWLAEVNFLGDLVHPNLVKLIGCCIEDDQRLLVYEFMPRGSLENHLFRRSLPLPWSIRMKIALGAAKGLAFLHEEAERPVIYRDFKTANILLDSEYNATLSDFGLAKDAPDEGKTHVSTRVMGTYGYAAPEYVMTGHLTSKSDVYSFGVVLLEMLTGRRSMDKKRPNGEHNLVEWARPHLGERRQFYRLIDARLEGHFSVKGAQKAAQIAARCLSRDPKARPLMSEVVEALKPLPNLKDMSSSSYHFQTVQVDRVGSNPNSRNGQHHPRSLSIPIGSQASPFHQSAQNSPKPNGKS